From Deinococcus aquaticus, one genomic window encodes:
- a CDS encoding beta strand repeat-containing protein, producing the protein MNEDFGDAPTSYDSAVAASHVVGDLKLGATIDAENPDTLNGGTAVASSPNAVTAGTDNNGTNGDGADEDAITTFPALTTADNAYSLTVPISGASAAGQVCGWVDYNRNGVFDTGERACATFAAGATSVVLNWTGLTGLTTGTNYVRLRASYNTAGVEDPTGRLDSGEVEDYRLTITAPTFNVSKSFAPTTVSAGGVTALNITVANPYPFATSALAVTDNIAATMGLSLPLPLRVTANTCGGTIVTGTGNTAMTTGANATESNDGAIRLTGGSIPANRSCSVTVNVTIVNAGATTRTNTIPAANVTGTVNAQAATGAAPATATLTTTASTAGAPFTCDARFYQLRQNTATLLSNLYLLDRNNLASGGTAQWSTGFGPGLNALAFNKADGYFYAVNITPFTTGNPFRLYRLGSSGAVEVGTANLGIPAGSTIAAATIDASGTMYIKKLTNDAVIYKYNIGTGATSTLTINGGTGINIFDLAFNPVDSLLYGVVTPGGVYRIDASTGATTLLGSPAAGAGDFSNYIGSAFFDVSGTLYAYQNGGTYGTISTTTGAFTTLATGAVAAQSDGASCVFPDNRIDAVKSVGTVTANSALVFDVPYTVTVKNTGTVSNPNVQLTEDLTRVFTTGTPTLSIVASPTVTSGAVTVNSSFNGTTNTALLTGANTMAAGASATVTFTVRVTYPDQASVPASGSVLNNTVYASTTGSAPNPGYTFVGGTAIPPVDLLANDTSTNGSTPPATANGDMQSPTPVTLPDVADLAIDKSGPAAVGSGGSVTYTIRVWNNGPRSVTGASVTDALPAGFTVTALTCAATGTATCGTQTFTASSVTVTTGTLTLDTNTANATPDGNFLTYTLTGTAPASGTLSNTASVTVPAGAADPTPANNTSAAAVTQIVDAVNDANVNVTFGTGATFPVLANDKVGAATATTGNVAVTITNAGGLTGLSVNGNGELVLAASLTNLPGTYTVTYQICSTTTTTACDTATQTITVTPAAADLGIVKSQRLGTTGTFQTTALSVTQGSTVQYQIVVTNSGPSAVTNATFTDAVPANLTGLSVVSAAGTGTTCTATFTGSTLNGSFSGSTGQTCTVTIQGTATTTGTFTNTATVTAPSGITDATTGNNSSSVNTTVTPAADLAIDKSGPLAVGSGGVVTYTIRVWNNGPSSVTGASITDTLPAGFTVTALTCAATGTAACGTQAFPGNVVTVTTGTLTLDTNTANATPDGNFLTYTLTGTASASGTLSNTASVTAPAGTTDPTPANNTSGAVTTRVIDAVIDPAVNFGFGAGGTVTVLGNDTVGGAVATTTNATVTVQNNGGITGLTVNAGGQLVVPAGTPAGTYTVTYQLCDAVVTAACDTATVQVTVNAAVTSDLAVSKTGPAFAQPGGTVTYTIRAWNNGTSASSATVTDTVPADLTGVSWTCAGTGGATCAASSGTGNNVSVGATLPVDTGAATTADTAFVTVTVTATAPSTATLSSTPAARTITNTASVSGPNTDPTPANNSASAVTNMVYGKLTKEVRNVTTNTAFGTSGGGLPGEILEYCIAFENLGGAALPNFVVVDHVPGNTNALTTAYDADEPTTATGFGVKLTRSALTSYLSSSAADTDGGSLTTTGGTFTRGTMTVSLGTLAPGESGRTCFQTTIR; encoded by the coding sequence GTGAACGAGGACTTCGGGGACGCCCCGACTAGCTACGACTCGGCTGTCGCCGCGAGTCATGTGGTGGGCGACCTGAAGCTGGGCGCCACGATTGACGCCGAGAACCCTGATACCCTGAACGGTGGGACGGCCGTCGCGTCCAGCCCCAACGCCGTTACGGCTGGGACAGACAACAACGGCACGAACGGCGACGGAGCCGACGAGGACGCCATCACGACGTTCCCTGCATTGACGACCGCCGACAACGCCTACAGCCTGACCGTGCCGATCAGCGGGGCCAGCGCTGCCGGTCAGGTATGCGGCTGGGTGGACTACAACCGAAACGGGGTTTTCGACACTGGCGAGCGGGCCTGTGCCACCTTCGCGGCCGGTGCCACCAGCGTGGTCCTGAACTGGACTGGACTGACCGGCCTGACCACCGGAACGAACTACGTGCGTCTGCGTGCCAGTTACAACACGGCAGGCGTGGAGGACCCCACTGGTCGCCTGGACAGCGGTGAGGTCGAGGATTACCGCCTGACGATCACTGCCCCGACCTTCAACGTCAGCAAGTCCTTCGCGCCCACCACCGTTTCTGCGGGGGGCGTGACGGCCCTGAACATCACGGTCGCCAACCCGTACCCGTTCGCCACGAGCGCTCTGGCTGTCACGGACAACATCGCGGCCACCATGGGCCTGAGCCTGCCGCTGCCGCTGCGGGTCACGGCTAACACCTGCGGAGGCACTATTGTCACGGGGACTGGCAACACGGCCATGACGACGGGTGCCAACGCCACCGAAAGTAACGACGGTGCCATCCGCCTCACGGGCGGCAGCATCCCCGCGAACCGGTCGTGCAGCGTGACCGTGAACGTCACGATCGTGAACGCGGGCGCCACCACCCGCACGAACACCATTCCCGCCGCGAACGTGACCGGCACCGTGAACGCCCAGGCCGCCACGGGCGCCGCCCCCGCCACGGCCACCCTGACCACGACCGCCAGCACGGCGGGCGCACCGTTCACCTGCGACGCGCGCTTCTACCAGCTGCGCCAGAATACGGCCACGCTGCTGTCGAACCTGTACCTGCTGGACCGCAACAACCTCGCCTCGGGCGGCACGGCCCAGTGGAGCACTGGCTTCGGCCCCGGCCTGAACGCCCTGGCGTTCAACAAGGCCGACGGGTACTTCTACGCCGTGAACATCACGCCCTTCACCACCGGCAACCCTTTCCGTCTGTACCGCCTGGGTAGCAGCGGCGCAGTCGAGGTCGGCACCGCGAACCTGGGAATTCCGGCCGGATCCACCATCGCGGCCGCGACCATCGACGCCAGCGGCACCATGTACATCAAGAAACTCACGAACGACGCCGTGATCTACAAGTACAACATCGGCACGGGCGCGACCAGCACCCTCACCATCAACGGCGGGACGGGCATCAACATCTTCGATCTGGCGTTCAACCCCGTGGACAGCCTCCTGTACGGTGTCGTCACGCCGGGCGGCGTGTACCGCATCGACGCTTCCACGGGCGCCACCACCCTGCTGGGCAGCCCGGCGGCAGGCGCGGGTGACTTCTCGAACTACATCGGTAGCGCGTTCTTCGACGTCAGCGGCACCCTGTATGCGTACCAGAACGGCGGCACGTACGGCACCATCAGCACGACCACCGGGGCCTTCACGACCCTGGCGACCGGAGCCGTGGCCGCTCAGTCCGACGGGGCGTCCTGCGTATTCCCGGATAACCGGATCGACGCCGTGAAGTCCGTGGGGACCGTGACCGCGAACAGCGCCCTGGTGTTCGACGTGCCGTACACCGTGACCGTCAAGAACACCGGGACGGTCAGCAACCCGAACGTGCAACTCACCGAGGACCTGACCCGCGTCTTCACGACCGGCACCCCCACCCTGAGCATCGTGGCCAGCCCGACCGTCACGAGCGGCGCGGTCACGGTCAACAGCAGCTTCAACGGCACCACGAACACCGCACTGCTGACCGGCGCGAACACCATGGCGGCCGGGGCCAGCGCCACCGTGACCTTCACGGTGCGCGTCACGTACCCCGACCAGGCGAGCGTGCCCGCCAGCGGCAGCGTCCTGAACAACACCGTGTACGCCAGTACGACCGGCAGCGCCCCCAACCCCGGCTACACCTTTGTGGGCGGCACGGCGATTCCCCCGGTGGACCTGCTGGCCAACGACACCTCGACCAACGGCAGCACCCCGCCCGCCACGGCGAACGGCGACATGCAGTCGCCCACGCCCGTCACGCTTCCTGACGTGGCTGATCTGGCGATCGACAAGAGCGGCCCGGCCGCAGTCGGCAGTGGCGGCAGCGTCACGTACACCATTCGCGTGTGGAACAACGGACCCCGCTCCGTGACCGGGGCGAGCGTGACGGACGCGCTGCCCGCCGGGTTCACGGTGACGGCCCTGACCTGCGCCGCGACCGGCACCGCCACCTGCGGTACTCAGACTTTCACGGCCAGCAGCGTGACCGTCACGACCGGCACGCTGACCCTGGATACGAACACAGCGAACGCCACGCCGGACGGCAACTTCCTGACCTACACCCTGACCGGCACCGCGCCTGCCAGCGGCACCCTGAGCAACACGGCCAGCGTCACCGTACCTGCCGGCGCAGCCGATCCCACGCCCGCGAACAACACCAGCGCCGCCGCCGTCACGCAGATCGTGGACGCTGTGAACGACGCGAACGTGAACGTCACGTTCGGTACGGGCGCGACCTTCCCGGTTCTGGCGAACGACAAGGTCGGCGCGGCCACCGCGACCACGGGCAACGTGGCGGTCACGATCACCAACGCGGGCGGCCTGACAGGCCTGAGCGTGAACGGAAACGGTGAACTGGTCCTGGCGGCGTCCCTGACGAACCTGCCCGGCACGTACACCGTGACCTACCAGATCTGCTCGACCACGACAACCACGGCCTGCGACACGGCCACGCAGACGATCACGGTCACGCCCGCCGCTGCCGACCTGGGTATCGTGAAATCACAGCGCCTGGGGACCACCGGGACCTTCCAGACCACGGCGTTGAGCGTGACGCAGGGTTCGACTGTGCAGTACCAGATCGTCGTGACCAACAGCGGCCCGAGCGCCGTGACGAACGCGACCTTCACGGACGCCGTCCCTGCCAACCTGACGGGCCTGAGCGTCGTGAGCGCTGCGGGGACCGGCACGACCTGCACGGCGACCTTCACGGGCAGCACCCTGAACGGTTCGTTCAGTGGGTCGACCGGGCAGACCTGCACGGTGACCATTCAGGGCACGGCCACCACGACCGGAACGTTCACGAACACCGCCACGGTGACGGCTCCGTCCGGCATCACGGACGCGACCACCGGCAACAACTCCTCCAGCGTGAACACCACCGTCACGCCTGCCGCCGACCTGGCCATCGATAAGAGCGGCCCGCTCGCGGTCGGCAGTGGCGGCGTCGTCACGTACACCATCCGTGTGTGGAACAACGGCCCCAGCAGCGTGACGGGTGCCAGTATCACGGACACACTGCCGGCCGGGTTCACGGTCACAGCCCTGACCTGTGCGGCGACCGGCACGGCCGCCTGCGGCACGCAGGCCTTCCCGGGCAACGTCGTGACCGTCACGACCGGCACCCTCACCCTGGATACGAACACAGCGAACGCCACCCCAGACGGCAACTTCCTGACGTACACCCTGACCGGCACTGCGTCCGCCAGCGGCACTCTGAGCAACACGGCCAGCGTCACGGCGCCCGCCGGCACCACTGACCCCACGCCCGCCAACAACACCAGCGGCGCCGTCACGACCCGCGTCATCGACGCCGTGATCGATCCGGCCGTCAACTTCGGCTTCGGCGCGGGCGGAACCGTGACCGTGCTGGGCAACGACACGGTGGGCGGCGCGGTTGCCACCACCACCAACGCCACCGTCACCGTCCAGAACAACGGTGGCATCACCGGCCTGACCGTGAACGCCGGGGGCCAGCTGGTCGTGCCTGCCGGAACGCCCGCCGGCACGTACACCGTCACGTACCAGCTGTGCGACGCGGTGGTCACGGCCGCCTGCGACACGGCGACCGTGCAGGTCACTGTGAACGCCGCCGTCACCAGCGACCTCGCGGTCAGCAAGACTGGCCCGGCCTTCGCGCAGCCCGGCGGGACCGTCACGTACACCATCCGCGCCTGGAACAACGGCACCAGCGCCAGCAGCGCCACCGTGACCGACACCGTACCCGCCGACCTGACCGGCGTGAGCTGGACCTGCGCCGGAACGGGCGGCGCGACCTGCGCGGCCTCCAGCGGTACCGGCAACAACGTGAGTGTCGGGGCGACCCTGCCCGTCGATACCGGCGCGGCGACCACGGCCGACACGGCCTTCGTGACCGTCACCGTGACGGCCACGGCCCCGTCGACAGCCACCCTGAGCAGCACTCCGGCGGCCCGCACGATCACGAACACCGCGTCCGTCAGCGGCCCCAACACCGATCCCACGCCCGCGAACAACTCGGCGAGCGCCGTGACGAACATGGTGTACGGCAAGCTGACCAAAGAGGTGCGGAACGTCACGACGAACACCGCGTTCGGCACGTCCGGCGGCGGCCTGCCCGGCGAGATTCTGGAGTACTGCATCGCCTTCGAGAACCTGGGCGGCGCGGCCCTGCCGAACTTCGTGGTCGTGGATCACGTGCCCGGTAACACGAACGCCCTGACCACCGCCTACGATGCGGATGAACCCACCACGGCGACCGGCTTCGGCGTGAAGCTCACGCGCAGCGCGCTCACCTCGTACCTCAGCAGCAGCGCCGCTGACACTGACGGCGGCAGCCTGACCACCACGGGTGGCACGTTCACGCGCGGCACCATGACGGTGTCGCTGGGCACCCTGGCGCCCGGCGAGTCTGGCCGCACCTGCTTCCAGACCACCATCCGCTGA